Proteins from a genomic interval of Phoenix dactylifera cultivar Barhee BC4 unplaced genomic scaffold, palm_55x_up_171113_PBpolish2nd_filt_p 000441F, whole genome shotgun sequence:
- the LOC103697425 gene encoding probable protein phosphatase 2C 33 isoform X2, which yields MEERESSREEEPAAGTSSVGDTCGRTQNFGSRTDTVFCGVFDGHGPYGHMVARRVRDSLPLKLSAHWEVNVGSDDCRESTIISHSGSMSSEETSSICLDDEPGVSTVIEEKDKHPEIFTTLKESFLKAFKVMDKELKLHTNIDCFCSGTTAVTLVKQGQDLVIGNVGDSRAVLGTRDQNDCLIAVQLTVDLKPNLPREAERIRKCRGRVFALQNEPEVARVWLPNNDSPGLAMARAFGDFCLKDFGLISVPEISYRHITKRDEFIVLATDGVWDVLSNKEVVDIVSSAPARSSAAHSLVESAVGVWRLKYPTSKIDDCAVVCLFLDTDASNNSSNLKTKVRGSPYAPGAGSGKEELSTRISTDRSGTTRSGSLILRDIESPRKQLPSDGNATVMNSDEWSALDGVSRVNTLITLPRFVAVEQQPASTQTRK from the exons AATTTTGGTTCAAGAACAGACACAGTCTTTTGCGGGGTTTTTGATGGTCATGGACCATATGGCCATATGGTTGCAAGGAGAGTAAGAGATTCTCTACCTCTGAAGCTGAGTGCTCATTGGGAAGTAAACGTAGGAAGTGATGATTGTAGAGAGAGCACTATTATTAGCCATTCAGGAAGCATGAGTtcagaagaaacttcatctaTATGCCTAGATGACGAGCCTGGGGTTTCCACAGTCATTGAAGAGAAAGATAAGCATCCAGAGATCTTTACAACACTGAAGGAGTCATTCCTGAAGGCTTTCAAAGTTATGGATAAAGAACTGAAACTGCATACAAACATTGATTGCTTTTGCAGTGGTACAACAGCAGTCACCCTTGTCAAACAG GGCCAAGATCTTGTAATTGGGAATGTGGGGGACTCAAGAGCTGTACTGGGTACCAGAGATCAAAATGACTGCTTGATTGCTGTTCAATTGACTGTGGACCTTAAACCTAATCTACCTA GGGAAGCCGAGAGAATCAGGAAGTGCAGGGGCCGCGTTTTTGCTCTTCAGAATGAGCCAGAGGTGGCTCGGGTTTGGCTGCCAAACAATGACTCCCCGGGCTTGGCTATGGCACGGGCTTTTGGAGATTTTTGTCTGAAGGATTTTGGTTTAATTTCTGTTCCGGAAATTTCTTATAGACACATCACTAAAAGGGATGAGTTCATTGTGTTGGCCACTGATGGG GTGTGGGATGTCTTGTCTAACAAAGAAGTGGTAGACATTGTCTCCTCTGCACCTGCTCGGTCCTCTGCAGCTCATTCCCTTGTTGAGTCAGCAGTTGGAGTCTGGAGGCTCAAATATCCAACCTCCAAAATTGATGATTGTGCGGTAGTCTGCCTATTCCTCGATACAGATGCATCCAATAATTCCTCCAACCTCAAGACGAAAGTAAGGGGATCACCATATGCTCCAGGAGCTGGCAGTGGCAAAGAAGAGCTATCTACTCGGATTAGCACGGACCGATCTGGCACCACCCGTTCAGGCTCTTTGATCCTTCGTGATATAGAAAGCCCAAGGAAGCAACTACCCTCTGATGGCAATGCCACAGTAATGAACAGTGATGAATGGTCTGCCCTAGACGGTGTATCTCGAGTGAACACCCTGATAACCCTGCCAAGGTTTGTTGCAGTGGAGCAGCAGCCTGCAAGCACCCAGACTCGAAAATGA